Below is a window of Ahaetulla prasina isolate Xishuangbanna chromosome 1, ASM2864084v1, whole genome shotgun sequence DNA.
TAACATCTTATATGGGCTTGagtgtgcattaaaaaaaaaagtactgctGGTTGAATATATTGAGGTAAATGGTGTTCCAACAAGGATACTAATTTTTATCCCTTGTTTGTAATCCTGTACATAGCTTGCTAAATTTTATACcaaatattcctaataaaaatgcattaaaaagtttaaaaagagaATTGGAAAAAGGTCAACCAATCTGTCACCTCACTTTGTTAAACTACGATCAGCAATTTTATTCTGTAGAACAGTAGTATGAACACTATTTATTACTACTACATCTGATTACACCTTAGTTATGCAAGAGCTACTCCACATGGATTTTGCTATCAAAGAAAGTATAAAGTTCTGTATTTTAATCCAGACTCATTTTCAGAATACCACCATGAATGAGAACACTAGGTCAAAGAACTCCAACAATTACGAGGCACAATCTGTTCCAAAAATGCTAAGGTATATTTAGCGACTGTACAAAGAGTAGTCATGCATCATGTGATATAAAGTTCTTTGCATCTAACACAAACTGAAAAGGTATTGCAAAGTTTAAACTTTGAAGTTGTTCACAAAACTGATCAGTTAAATCCTGTGGCAATTATATGGCAGCCAACTAAGTAGTCACAGGCAAACCAAAGGACAATGAAAGCTCGAGTCTCAGCCCGGGCTTTCCTTCACAAGTCAAAGATACAAGGTAAATCACCAGAGCTGGCCAGATCAATACAAGCTGTATGGTTCAAGTACAAAAAGCAACAACAGCCACAATATCTGCCAGAAAGCGGAGCACTTTTCCTAGCTCAGACATTAATGGGTTAAATTTCCTAGGATAGATCTTGGCTTAAGCATTTTTGAAAGAACTGTCCACCTTTCCAAACAAAGAAGTCGCAATTTTGTGCGAGACTATTTtggtggatttttatttttttggcagttTGGTGGGTTTTAACAATTTGACAAATTCTACCACAAAAAAAGTGTTTACTGATGAGAGGCATCTTGAAAAGCAAAGACTAGTTAAGGGGAAGCAAGGAAAGGAAGTTTtgggaaatacttttttttaaaaaaactcttctcACTTAAACATAGTTCTGCCTTGATTGTCAGTTTTGATAGTTCCCATATATGACCTGCAATTTCAAATGCATTTGCAAAAAACATACATGAAAAGGCAAGTTATGCCTAGCAATATCCATAATCGAATTATGGCATCAAATTTGGTAACTATGAGACCAAACATGTCTCTATAGAGTATGCCAGTTTGTAGAGGAGAAATCCTCTAATACTCGTCTCTGTTTAGAACCCGATGTCCAAAATCTTGTTTATAATTATTTCTTCTACATTTTCAGAGACcagtacaaatttaaaaaaaaactaaatctcACTGTGATTTCATAAATCTTGAAAATAACATTCACAGTGAACATTTAACAATGACCACCTTTTCCTTTATAAATCTGatgtattatttaaatataaaactgCCTAGAATCTGATAATACTGGCTACTGTTGGTTCAGTACTTTCGTTTTGGGAATTCCCTTTGGCTTGTATACATATAAACTATTCAAATAATCGTAGTGTATTATTACTGCCTTTTAAAAGTACTTTGGCACTGCCTACTTTCTGCCCCTTTTGCTACAGTCTTCTTAATGGATGGGCTCCACATCATCAATCCCTATAACTCCTTCAATTCAGTAGTTCAAAGTTGtaggttttctttttcctccctagaCTATGCTACATTATCATTTCCACTGAAGTAACTGTGAATGGcaagaaggtgtttttttttaagagagagtgtagttttaattttttagtgACCACAAGTTAAACCTATGTATCACTGATCAATGTTCCTCTGACAAGCCGGcacaaaaatattaataataaaaaaaatcaagcgaTGTGAAATGACAAAAAGGCAACAGATATAAAGTATGTGGAGTTCAAGGTCATGAAGCTTCCTGAGGTGATCCTGAAACAACAACACAGTGGAAATAGAGTTATGTCCAGGGCTGGACCCACACACAGGTGGTTGGAAACATTCTCCCTGCCACCTCCTTCCAACAGCAGCCCCCACAAATAGCTGTAGGAGTTTCTGAACCCCTTTTGTACGTGGCAGGGGCTGGGTTGCtggggaggggaatggaaggTAGGGTAGCTTCCACCATCTTGTTGCATGCGTCTCTGTTTGGATCAACCCACTGTATCCTGTTTAGTGAAATAGAAAATAACACTAGACAAAATATACATGAAACAGCAAACAGCTTCTTTGAAAGAATTAATGTTAAGAGCTTTCCAGTGCCAGAgctcaataaaataataataaaaaaaatcatgcttAAATTTTCAAATTCCCATCAGACACAGCAAACCTAAATATTTAGTAAAATAAATGTATACACTATTTCGGGAACTGGAGATAAAGCTTTTAACTAATTGGGGAAGTCGTCATTGGAAAGGCAAtacattttttacacacaaactaGAACAAGGAAAGACTAACACACCATTTTAGGAATGGCCATGGACTGTTGGCATGAAGCACAGCTTATAACCTTGAAAAAATACACCATGGATTTTTTAAATGCATCATTTATAAAAACTGGATCaatttattatttcagttttattAGTGTTGTCAATTCAATTTAGCATAGGTGGAACTGAGGTATACCTTGTTGAGGGAGGTTAAGTAATGCTTGGAAGCCTTTTTGCTAGATCCCACTTTGATTACATAGAACAGCAGCACACTAAACATTCACAAGCTGTGTCATATTGGCATTACAATAGTCATTTATATAAACACAACAGCAAATGCAATAAAAACAAGTTACCCTTTTTCTTAAATCTGAAATGAAatgtctgatttaaaaaaaatagcagtagtTCATTTTAAGGAATTAGTCTGACATGTTAAGAAATACAATGTCAGTTTTTAAAATGTCTGACAAGCCGAGATAGGTCCATGTTCTTCAGGTACGTTTAACATTATCTTGCCATTTTCTCCGGCATATGCAGTAAGTCTTCTGGATCCAAGTctggagaagaacaaagaggaatCTTCCTACTGACACTTCAGAGACGGATTTACCATTATTTCATGCTGAAAATTACTGACCAGAAATAGGCCAGTTGACTTGGCAGTTCCAGTGCTGAGTCTTATTGGTCAAGAAGAGTGACCGCTGCTACTATCATAGACTGGATTCTTTGGGAGGAAAATCCACATTTGTCACCATGGTGACCACAGTCACAATGTCTTCTGTTGTTATAATGTTTGTTAGTCTTTGCATTTGGATAATCCTTTCCTCTACGCAGCCTGCTGATAATCGAGCTTCTGCATCATGATCCCAACACTCTTCTATTGTTTCACAGAGCATTGCCATTCCCTAAAAATAACAAGAAGAAAGGATCCAGGTTTGGAAGTCTTGTACAATAGGACAGAATATAAAAACACTGTTCTGAAATACATAAACAGCATCTAAATTTtatccaaattaaaacaaaaggaatAAAGCATCTGGCGATATTAACACCTTCTATGTGACCTTGACATTGAAGAGCGGCAGCAAGTGCCTAATTCTGAAATCCAGAATCAATTTGGAAGGAGAAAAATTTCAAGATCATATAAATACTTACTGTTTATCTGCCTTAGCTATCAGCCCAAATATATGACTTAGATCCATGATTGTTacctttttaatactggttcCTGTATATCTGAAAAGCTACTatgatattgtttttgtttcttctccttttcaaAAGTTGAATTGATGCAATTTCAAATTAGGATTTTGTAACAAGGTTtgaccctcctcttccttctgccaGGAGATTTTTTGTATCtagctacttttttaaaaaaaattccttccagTCTTGCAGACTGACTAGACTGGTATAGGATTTAAATGGGGtaagatgggggaggggaggaagacagATTGGCTACACAAATACAGGTTAAACATGAGACAGAGTAAAAGAACATTACCAGCTAGCAACTGTGATGTGTTAGAAACCCATTGTGATGTTGAGAGCCTATGAGATTGCCTGAAACCTTTTGACGTATGTGATTTTAGCAATCTCTCTCAATTGTGTTTATAGACTTTTCCTAAAAAGGTCATGCCTGCCATGGGAAGTCCTGGGAGGCTGAAATGCTCTGATATTACTTTCTCCTTGTTTTGAATACACgaggaaaatatttttgcagACAATTACCATGCCCTTCAAATAATAGCCTGTAACCATGACAAATACATCAGCTATCCTATTTTTATAGGTGAAAGACAAATAAGAAATAAGTATTGAGTCCTGTTAAATCTCAGAAAGGGTGGAAAAAGCAACTAGCTCCATCTGCATTAAatgcttttttatctttttttttttttgacacgcCAATGTTTACCACCTCAAACAGAAGCAGTGCAAAACTAAGATGAAACAGTAATAGATCACCTCAAGGATCTTACAGGAGTCTATCCTGAATGATTGAATTTCCACCCAATGTAAAAAGACTAGAAAAATAATTTGGTTCTAAAAATATCCTAATTTTGGAACAAGAGTTCACTACAtatgaaataattatgttttcaaAACAGTCTTGTGATATTTAGGGCATAtcaattatattatgttatgcagATATCTGAAGTGAAACTATAGAAATGAAAGTTAAATTAGGATATCTTTCCTAGGTGTAGACTAGAGAATAGTATGAATTAAAATTCTCTTCAGAACAATTTTAATTGCTATTAATAGAACCTACATTCAAACTTAACACTGAAGTACATAGAAATGTGTCACGCTATAACATATTAACCTATATTTTTACACAGCATATTAAAccagattaatattaatattaaacagCCCCTCTTACATTTAGTGACTGCAAATATGTATTAACTTTTTgctaaatagtaaaataaaattctaaatgaGAATATTATTTCCAATATTTGGAACTTTGTTTACACCTTTTTTGTACTTTCATCTCTGCAATTCCAACTGCTCTTAAGAGAATTCAGCTGCTGAGTTTTCCTCTTTTATAGAACAGCATCTGAGATTGTTGCATCTTATATTGAAGTAAAAAACAATTTTAAGTTACCTTTGGCaatattctattcattattttaATGAAGATGCACTGAAAGGCAGATCTTCCCATAATTCAAAAGGTTACCTTAAGGCACTGGTATCAAACTCGAGGCGTCATATTGCTATATTACGacgtttttccctttgtggagctgggatgggcgtggcctgcacatgactcaTCTGGCCCATGGCCGTCagtctgacacccctgccttaaggtaACAGAATCGCCATTCTAGAAAATTCCATAGCTTTGCTTCTTTGAGGTCTCGTtccaaagaatgaaaaaagaatatcTTTTGGGATTAGAATGGAAGTATTCTTGGACCCACAAGACTGAATCACCTCTCATTCTGCCAAAGTACCTCTCACTGATAGCAAAGCTACAGGAATTAATTTGGAGAGGTAACACAAACCACTGGGAGAAATAGGGGAGGGCTATGCATAAAAGGTTCCTCTTCACACTTTTTGTAGAGTTTGGCATATCATGGAAGGAAGCAGCTTTCCCCAATTCCAATTCTTCCTACCCATGTAAGACTGAAGTGCAGATAGGCTTGTtggattaaataaatatttttaaaacataatatTTTTAAACAGCATGATATTGAAGTTCAATTTCTCCactggattttaaatgtatttttataggTTAAAAAAGTTTTATCTTCTGAAGAAAAgtttcagtacaggtagttcttgacttacaaccacaattcagcccaaattttttattgctaagtgaaatatttgttaagtgaattttgcctcattttatgaccttttgtgccacagttgtgaaatgaatcaatgcagttgttaagttaataacatggttgttaagtgaatctggcttccccattgacttttcttataagaaggtcacaaaaggtgatcccgggacattgcaactgtcataaatatgagtcagttgccaagcatctgacatttgatcatgtgactatgaggatATTGCAGCAATTATAAGGGtgaacaacggtcataagtgatttttccatgctgttgtaactttgaatggtcactaaatgaactgttttaagttgaggactatgtgaACTGGCAACATTATTTGTTACTTACAGCATGTTTCTGCCAACACTCTCTCAGAACAGGCCTCTTCTTTTTATGTACCACAACCTCCTGCATATCTTCCAGAGAAGGATGCTGACCCACTTCTTCCTCAAAAGGCAACATATACTCATCCACGGGTCCTGCATtgtaggaaataataataatatgttacATAAATTCTGTTAACTTCTAGTTTCATGCTGATCGGGTTAAGAGACTAGAATGAAATTTGGTAGTTGGTTTATGACTGTCTAAATTTATTATATTGATCAAGGGTCAGATAATGGGACACATCtagcacattttatttttttctctgtaaGTCAGATCTAGGCTTCTAAAGCATAGTTTCCAAGGCCCAATACAACCTTCAATGGTTGTACAATAACAGATCTCtactagtggtgaaatctgaactggtttactacgagttctctggctgtgcatgcgtgtaCGCAGTATGCACCATGCACGAAATGCAAGATCCGCGTgtgtgtgcagtgcatgccaaaaggaggcatggggtaagtaaaatAGCGCGTGGGGGGCTGATCAGCTGTAGcgcgtgatttttttttcttttaaaagcattttatttacaacctatttggcccaataagttgtaaaaaaatgcttttaaaagtaaaaaaaaaggtctgacatcaggcagctcagctgtgatcgtcagagcctttttaaaaaaatcttttaaaagcattttttaaaagcagcagcaagcggggaagcgggcaaccaggcattgggtgggcatgggtgggggggcagggatttttgctaccggttctccgaaccacccaccgccatcggtaccggatcagttgatccggtccgaaccgggagcatttcacccctgatctgtataCAGTGATCGCTTTTTGAAAGTATGATGAAGTCTGCCAAAACTATCATAAATATTCAGCACAGTAAGTTATTCAAAGTATTAGAATGAACTCAATTGTAATTAAAATTATTGAAATAGCCATCTGTAAATTCATTTTTCACATCTGTgaatttttcaaaaaagtttgAAACTAAACATTTGCTCAGACACTTGTCCCATACATATCATCTGACTATCAGTTCTGACTCCTGAACCGTTATCGTTCCTAAAACTACTGCATGAGATCTAAAGGGATTGATAAAGCCATCCAAGAGTAAGCACAATGAGGAGACTGGTTGGATGAATGAACAGATTACTTGAATAGCTGCAATTACAGATAAAATAAGGAGTCATGTTTTCTGTGATTCACACATAGATGACCAGGAAGCTTTTTACTTAAAGGATATTGTGATAATTGCAAGTGATCAGAGACAACTCATCTTCCAAAAGTTGCATTTGTCTGGGtatcaaatgccatctataaagttGAATGAACATGGAAGGCTGTGCATATATAATTACCCAGCATAGTTCTGGTAAGGGATATTCTGGAGGAAGTCTGCATTGAAGGACACACTGTATGGAAAGCTAGCAAAGCAGTATGTAGTGAACTAATTTccttcttaggttttttttttttattgtctcttttggtgTGTAAATATGGTTTCTATGTGGTGTGGCTGAGCtatctgaatgccaagcttctagaaattcccaagTGTTTCTGGATTTGGCTTGGTCTAAAATGTtaacagtttcccagttgaaactgtgATTATGTctctgtgttgtgaaattaaagagattTCATttactgctagttggtgttcttgGATGTGCTCCACTAGTCTTCTGCCtatctgtcctacatagtggccATTACAGGCCTTACACTGTCAGTGTCAACTGCTTACCATCGGATGCTGTACATCGTGATGCCAATTCCCACAGAACTAATCCCATCGCATACATATCTATTCTCAAAAATGCATCTCGCTGGAAGTTTATAGCACCTTCTAATACTTCAGGAGCCATGTATCTTCGGGTACCAACCTTGAAAATAAGAATAATCATTAGGCTTACAAACATGCAAGTTCAAACTAATTAGATCTCATCATACATTCTAGAGAAATAATGAGTAACGACACCAAAATCACTTGGTACTTAGAATTTGGAATCCTATAATTTATTTTGGAACAGCTTGCTATCAAAACCAAAAGTGCACTGAACAATATTTCTTAAGTAGGTAGCCTTTGGAACATTAcctattaaaaaaaagcattaaaaatctCTTGATACAAATAGTTTCAATAGCTTTCATTATTTTGAAATGGCCAAGGAACCAAAAAGAGTGAAAATTATAATCAATATCTTAAATTTAACATGGAGATGTGTTTTCAATGATCCAGGTTTGCATTCACTGCCTGGGTCACATTGCAAAGTAAATACAAAGCACAAACTCTAAGACATGACAGTTTCATACTCGGTAATAATTTattttcctgtcctatttttctgcaatgtaaaatgtttataacACCATGTTATAAACTGCACCTATGAGACTATGATCTGCTGCTAGCCATTTACGAAAGTGCTTTCAGTATTGTAATGGcaaggaaaaatattgcaaaagtatataataaaaagtatcttaatttttatttccgTTTAAACTTACCTGACCGTGGGTATCACCAGCTGACTTCCCAGCCTCAAATTTTAAAGCAAGTCCAAAATCAGCAATACATGCAGTAAGATTATTTTTCAATAACACATTTTTGCTCTTGATGTCCCTTGAAAAAAATGAAGTACAAAATtgaaaactaccatatttaaaaGGGATCAGAATAACATTTGGTCATGTTTAACTGACAATATAATTCTTTGATTATAGATGCAGAGATGAAGAAATTTTGGCTTGCTAACTGGACATACAGTAGCTACTGTTTACAATTAAAACAATGACTATTACCATTCACACAGATATACAACACAATCAGAGCACTTAGCTTaggaaatggaggaaaagatGCAAAAGTCTAACTAGAAAGACTAGTAATTAGACATGTAATTTGAACTTCTAATGCTGCCTCTTATAAAATAACAATAGGATGCAAAATACCCTTCTCCACAATGCTCTGTGGAGAAGGAAACAGGAGTAGAAAAGTGATTTCTCTATTGTGATTTTGAGGTTGCTGCTGCATTTAGGCAGAATCTTCATTACTCTCTTCCTGACATGAATAAAGTAACAGATAATTTTTGTAGGAAGACACAGAGTGGTGGAGCACCTTGCAAAACCCAAACTTTCAAAGGAAAATGATCTGTTTCCTCTCCACAAACTGGCCAAAAAATTGGGGTGCTTTCTTTcccaaaacaacacaatgtaccaGAAAGGCAAAGGACCCTGACTGCAATGTATGTCACATAGATAAAACAAGTGGTCTATTGAAgttctatatataaatataaaccaatAAGTAAATCCTGTACTTGTGTTGTACATGCTGCTGCAGTATTAAAACAACACTTTCTTTAATCAAgataaagggggaaagaaaaaagtataGCAATGCTTTTCAAACAGGAACCTCAGAAGATTCAACTCAGTCCATAGAGCTAGAGCCTAGAATAACCCAGCCTAGCACCTCCCATCCCCACACTATGGAGAATCTGTATTGCTTTCTAATGTGTCACTGCATTGTTTCTATAATCTAAATTCTATAATCAAAACTGTGTTACAAATTAATTTTGCATTCTGATCACTGATTCCTTCTACAAACTGGGTTGTATCCACACTGGGTTGTAATGTATCAGAGCTCTGGTTTTGACAAGACTCTTCTATCTTGCAAGTACCAGCGGCCTCTGGTGGcgcaccaggctaatgcagcctattattaacagcaactgcttgcaatattgcaggttcaagtcccaccaggcccaaggttgactcagccttccatcctttataaggtaggtaaaatgaggacccagattgttggggggcaataagttgactttgtatatagtatacaaatggatgaagactattgcttgacatagtgtaagccgccctgagtcttcggagaagggcgggatataaatgcaaaaaaaaaataaaaagactgccctggaggactggaaaagagtccAAAAGGGCATGGAATGACTACTGTACCTGCGAAAgcaattaaaaccaaagctaCAGCCCTTTCCCCTTAGATTCCAGCTTTTTCTACTCCTTGTCATACAGTTGGACTGGGATACATTATAATGTGGTTCATCAAGGAGGAATCCAACACTTTTTAAACCTCTTATTACAATTAACTATTTTAAAgatcagatgatagacagacagacagacagacagacagacacacaaagaGGCAAGAGAGGGTGTGAGCGTGATGGGGGTACCTGTGGGATATAGCTGGTTTATGCCCTTcttttagaccagggatgtcttCATGGAGATAGGCCAAACCTCTTGCCATAGTTTCAGCTATATGACAGAGTTCATTCCATGAAACTACATTAGCCTTCAGGAAGTCAGTAAGTGAACcctaaacaataaataataatttttatttataaataatatttttccctTTATATCAGTAAAGCTACATGATATATTTAACTAAATTTTTAGAATTAGGAATATATTTTGTTATACAGTCAACCTAGAGAAAACACATGCTGTGGAGAGAATATCCCGTTTGCTATTCTGGTACCTGGGATATCCAAATTTTATTGAAATGTTTCTGTGATCGGAGCTTGGAGAGGAAGAATGAAAATACAAAGATAGGTTTCACATAACATCAatgttaattaaaaaagaaatcaaagtaaTATTATCATTACCATGGTAGAAATAATCTATCATGGtggaagggccgtggtggctcaggctgtaagattgcctgttattaaaacacagctgcctgcaattactgcaggttctagtcccaccaggcccaaggttgactcagccttccatcctttataaggtaggtaaaatgaggacccagattgttgggggggcaataagttgactttgtaaatatacaaatagaacgagactattgccttacacactgtaagccgccctgagtcttcggagaagggcgggatataaatgtaaaaaaaaaatatatctcccatccatactatgaaaaatggtctgaAATCACTGCTTTATGTTGAATTCTTCCCCTTTAAAATTTAATACTGATCTTAAAAGTAAATCTAGTAATGTTTTCACAAGCTTAAAAATTTGCCTCAAAATCTGCTTCCCTTGGAAGATATTCTATTTGTACACAATGAAAAAGTTCTAACAGTTATCACATGAACTATCACAATTAAGTCATCACCTTTTCATGAAACGCTGTTATTAGCCACAAGTCAACATCAATACTAGTGCCTCGTTTCTCAGCACCAATGAACTGTAGTATGTTTTCATGCTTCATTCCTGGTAAGCTGTATATTTCGTATTCATTTTGCCATGATTCTTTATCCTGGAACAAAAAGAATCAtattaatatatttcttaaaaatattaaattgtcTAATTGtctaaaattatttcaaataatcaaAATTGTATCTGATATCCTATGAAATTTGCCCAAATGCATGGAGTGAtggctaaaataaataaataaataagatggagaATACACATGTcttagtttggtttggtttggtttggcaaATTCACATTAACAGAGAACTCTTGCTTCTAGCAATTTCTGAACTGTGCACAAATCTTTAGAAATTCTGTCAAACAGATTATTAAATTGAGGCCAGACAAGTTTAGATAATTCTCTTAGATCAACACAAGATAAGGAtttttcctgatttgcttcatcaAATAAATATAGACAATGAAGTGAGGTTAACAATTCAATCAAGTTCATGTGACAGACAGAATTAAatagcaattttctttttctttatctggTTATTTTCCCCCAGATTCTAGAATGTTTTTTTAGGCTGCTGGTAAATAGCTGGCACataattcataaataaaaatagcaaagtgTTTAAATGaagattataattatttatttcttattatagTTTTTTATTATGGACCTCTCTGCTCCacaggggagaaagaaaggggaagaaacCAATCATAGGTCATGCACAAGACAATGTAATGGCTGTAATGGCAATCACGAAACTCGGGGAtgttgcaaaagttgtaaatgggccgtaaagttattttttcagcaccatcataacttcaaataatcGCTAAATAGAATagttggtaagtgaggactacctttattggtCTGAGATTGTAAATAAATGATCTGATTTGAACGTATTTTGGTAAGATGATTCCCCCTGGTTTTTATTAGTATTTAAATCTCAAGCCCGTTATTACAAATGGAATTATTTCTTCACCCATCAGGATGGATATCTCTCTGGATCATTAAAGATATCCTTTCACATTTTACTTGATCTCAAAACCACTGGAATGTTTTATTAAGCAATCATATGACATTTAGACATATTTTGAGATATCACCTGATTTCCTTGTTattacagtatttttaaaaacattctaaCATTTCATAATACAATATTTGGTTGTTCGTATACCTGCACTGGGAATATTTTCACAGCaacatattcatttaacaactgagctTTCCAGACACAGCCAAATCTTCCTCTAGCTCTGATCTCTAGTAACTGCAATGGCTTTAGGCCCATCAATGGTGATGGAGGTGGTGGTCCAGGGTCCTAAAAATAATAACAGTCAACAAAGGTTCATTTTTTTAGTATAATCTCATTCATCAATTCAAAGACAACAATTTAGAAAGCAAATTTTATCAACAAAACAGAATGCAAACAAAAATGTTAATGTCTcacaatttttaaattaattttcaatTCTTTCTcggcaaaaataaaatgaataaaactaaCACGTAAATTGTATGGTTCCAAACAAAGGCATGCATACAAAATGTGGAAGGAATTACATTTCTTGAAACTAATCCAGTATCTTTAATCTCTACATATGGTCAATAGAATAGTTTTTGCAACATAGATCTACTAAAATTTTATGAAAAATTATTTACCTAAATGAAGAAACtgtaaaaaaaagttattaaataCTCTATTTTTAATGGAATTATAATTCTTGTATAGGAAATCTATATGCTTAATGCCACCTATGGTTCTTTCCTGCGCACATATAGAATTCCTGAGGATCTATTCCTACTTTACCAACCCAGCTATTGACCCAGTATCATCTGAAAGATAGGGAAATCAGTTTTTgtagttaaaaaggtaaaggttccccttgcatatatgtgctagttgttcccgactctagggggcggtgctcatctccgtttcaaagtcgaagagccagcgctgtccaaagacttttctgtggtcatgtggccggcatggttaaatggcaaaggcgcacagaacgctgttaccttcccaccaaaggtggtctctatttttctacttgcattttttacatgctttccaactgctacgttggcagaagctgggacaagtaatggaagctcaccctgtaacgcgacactagggatttgaaccaatgacaacctttcgatcgacaagctcagtgtcttagccactgaaccaccgtgtcccttatcTTTTT
It encodes the following:
- the ACVR2A gene encoding activin receptor type-2A is translated as MGAATKLVFAVFLISCSSGAILGRSETQECIFYNANWENDKTNRSGIELCYGDKDKRKHCFATWKNISGSIEIVKKGCWLDDINCYDRTDCIEKKDSPEVFFCCCEGNMCNEHFFYFPEMEVTQPTSNPVTTKPPLFSTLLYSLGPIMGIAVIVLFSFWMYRHHKLAYPPVLVPTQDPGPPPPSPLMGLKPLQLLEIRARGRFGCVWKAQLLNEYVAVKIFPVQDKESWQNEYEIYSLPGMKHENILQFIGAEKRGTSIDVDLWLITAFHEKGSLTDFLKANVVSWNELCHIAETMARGLAYLHEDIPGLKEGHKPAISHRDIKSKNVLLKNNLTACIADFGLALKFEAGKSAGDTHGQVGTRRYMAPEVLEGAINFQRDAFLRIDMYAMGLVLWELASRCTASDGPVDEYMLPFEEEVGQHPSLEDMQEVVVHKKKRPVLRECWQKHAGMAMLCETIEECWDHDAEARLSAGCVEERIIQMQRLTNIITTEDIVTVVTMVTNVDFPPKESSL